The region GGTGGAAGCCGGGCTGAAGCAAACTCACGCGACGTCCAGTTCCGATCCCGAGGACTTCGCAACCGCCTCCTTTCCCCGAGCCGACCGCCGGTTTGTTCGCGCCTCGGAACTCAGTGAGACAATTGGGACAGCAGCGCGCTCCCGGTCCCCCCGGCAGATTCCCCGCGGATCGAGGCGTTGACACTCCGACGGCGAAACTTCCAACCGAGTTTTGACGCTATACACCGTATTATTTCCGTGAATTAGATGGACAGGTCCCTACGGAGGAACGCTCTCCAGCCGATAGCCAGCGCGCCCGAAGCGACGCCCAGCGGGATCAAGTAGTGCTCGATCGGGGACGCCAGGCCCCGGAGAGCCTCGTAGGGGTGATAGAAGTAGAACAACGACAGCCACTCGACGTGCTTGAGGGGCTCCACGACCGGCGCGAAAAGGGTCAGGAAGGCCGACAGGGCGATGATGGAGATGCCGAAAGCCACGGCCTTGCTGCCTTCGCTCGCAATGGACGAAACCAGGAGGACCAGCGCCCCGAAGGCGCCGTAGACCAGCACGCCCTGGAGAAAGGTCAGGCCGATCCCCGGCAGGCCCCCTCGTGGCGGCAGGCCCAGCGCGTAGAACCCGATCGAGAAGGCCAGGACTCCTACGCCGATGGCTATGGCCTCGCCTATCAGCATGGCCGCGACGCACTCCATGTAGTAACGCGTCCGGGAGATGGGATTGGCCAGCACGAGGCCCAGGGTGCCGCGCTCGATCGCGCCCGCGATGGCGCGGCTCGCGAAGGCCA is a window of Candidatus Tanganyikabacteria bacterium DNA encoding:
- a CDS encoding ABC transporter permease subunit codes for the protein MRAAVVSRTLADGRGMLLWLCFGLALFAALTISFFPTFKDQGEVMMKVMPSFLRKMMGARAPWNTVEGFAHWELTHPLFIALSLTWGVAFASRAIAGAIERGTLGLVLANPISRTRYYMECVAAMLIGEAIAIGVGVLAFSIGFYALGLPPRGGLPGIGLTFLQGVLVYGAFGALVLLVSSIASEGSKAVAFGISIIALSAFLTLFAPVVEPLKHVEWLSLFYFYHPYEALRGLASPIEHYLIPLGVASGALAIGWRAFLRRDLSI